A genome region from Microbacterium profundi includes the following:
- a CDS encoding helix-turn-helix domain-containing protein, translating to MGNKTRVDLIFLRCEMSYEVSELPDGIASNSSWLTFNKITEHAPGASVARRLDVSDSKVSYWRRGERHPTTREAVHVARACGRNPLEALLVGGHLDADDIAGAVIVVHHTIADYSDVELAQEIVRRSKP from the coding sequence TTGGGCAACAAAACCCGGGTCGACTTGATTTTTCTGCGTTGCGAGATGTCGTACGAGGTGTCGGAGCTACCCGATGGCATCGCTTCAAATAGTAGTTGGCTAACGTTCAACAAGATCACCGAGCACGCCCCGGGGGCGTCGGTCGCGCGGCGGCTGGACGTGTCGGACTCCAAGGTGAGCTACTGGCGCCGGGGTGAGCGACACCCCACTACTCGCGAGGCAGTGCACGTTGCCCGCGCATGCGGGCGGAACCCGCTGGAAGCCCTTCTCGTCGGCGGCCACCTCGATGCGGACGACATCGCTGGTGCTGTCATTGTCGTCCATCACACCATTGCCGATTACAGCGACGTCGAGCTGGCGCAGGAGATAGTGCGTCGCTCCAAGCCGTGA
- a CDS encoding response regulator transcription factor produces the protein MRILICEDSVLLREGLVRLLEDSGHEVVAALPDTEGLTDAVRTTDPELCILDVRLPPTFTDEGIRAALGLRKTHPSLPLLVLSQYVEERYASDLIAAQGGPLGYLLKDRVADVAEFVASVERIAEGASVLDPEVVAQLLTRRNRDDRMLQLTERERTVLSLIAEGKSNQTIAGLLFLSEGSVEKYITSIFQKLGLEPEAGNRRVLAALAHIENTGSGNGPLGNTPQTGAAR, from the coding sequence ATGCGCATCCTGATCTGTGAGGACTCCGTGCTGCTGCGCGAGGGCCTCGTGCGACTGCTCGAGGACTCCGGCCACGAGGTCGTCGCGGCCCTGCCGGACACCGAGGGCCTCACCGACGCGGTGCGGACGACGGACCCCGAGTTGTGCATCCTCGATGTGCGACTGCCTCCGACGTTCACCGACGAGGGCATCCGCGCGGCGCTCGGGCTGCGGAAGACGCATCCATCGCTGCCACTTCTCGTGCTCTCGCAGTACGTCGAGGAGCGCTACGCGAGTGACCTGATCGCTGCGCAGGGCGGCCCACTCGGCTATCTGCTCAAGGACCGTGTCGCGGATGTGGCCGAGTTCGTCGCCTCGGTCGAGCGGATCGCGGAAGGAGCATCCGTTCTCGATCCGGAGGTCGTCGCGCAGTTGCTCACCCGTCGCAACCGTGACGACCGGATGCTGCAACTCACCGAGCGCGAGCGCACCGTGCTCTCGCTCATCGCCGAGGGCAAGTCGAATCAGACGATCGCGGGGCTGTTGTTCCTCTCCGAGGGCAGCGTCGAGAAGTACATCACGTCCATCTTCCAGAAGCTCGGCCTCGAACCCGAAGCCGGCAACCGCCGAGTGCTCGCAGCGCTCGCCCACATCGAGAACACCGGCAGCGGCAACGGTCCGCTCGGGAACACGCCACAGACAGGAGCGGCACGATGA
- a CDS encoding VIT1/CCC1 transporter family protein has protein sequence MTAHEGEPHGAGLGQRLNWLRAGVLGANDGIVSVASLVVGVAGATTDNAALLTAGLAGLVGGAVSMALGEYVSVSSQRDSERALITKEREELRTMPDAELAELAGLYRDRGLSDETALRVAEELTAHDALAAHLEVELGIDQEDLVNPWHAALSSAIAFTLGALLPLLAILLPPHEWRVPVTFVAVLIALAVTGAVAARIGGSSPLRPSIRLVVGGALALAATWLIGTLLGTAGVV, from the coding sequence ATGACGGCACATGAGGGAGAACCGCACGGCGCTGGACTCGGACAACGGCTGAACTGGCTGCGTGCCGGGGTGCTCGGTGCCAACGACGGGATCGTGTCCGTCGCTTCCCTCGTCGTCGGCGTGGCCGGTGCGACCACTGACAACGCGGCGCTGCTGACCGCCGGCCTTGCCGGTCTCGTCGGCGGCGCGGTCTCGATGGCGCTCGGCGAGTACGTGTCGGTGAGCAGCCAGCGTGACAGCGAGAGGGCGCTCATCACGAAGGAACGCGAAGAGCTGCGGACGATGCCGGATGCTGAGCTCGCCGAACTCGCCGGCCTCTACCGTGACCGAGGGCTGAGCGATGAGACGGCGCTCAGGGTCGCAGAAGAGCTCACCGCGCACGATGCACTCGCCGCCCACCTCGAGGTCGAACTCGGCATCGATCAGGAAGACCTGGTCAACCCCTGGCACGCGGCCCTGTCGTCTGCGATCGCGTTCACGCTCGGCGCCCTGCTGCCACTGCTGGCCATCCTGCTCCCCCCGCACGAGTGGCGCGTGCCCGTCACGTTCGTCGCCGTTCTGATCGCCCTCGCTGTGACAGGCGCGGTCGCCGCGCGAATCGGAGGATCGTCGCCGCTTCGGCCGTCGATCCGCCTCGTGGTGGGCGGAGCGCTCGCGCTGGCCGCGACCTGGTTGATCGGCACACTGCTCGGGACTGCGGGCGTCGTCTGA
- a CDS encoding DUF3566 domain-containing protein produces the protein MSTVADKLAKKSTRKTGGKQVRLRLVYVDFWSAVKLSFLAAVALAIVTMVSFFLIFLVLQATGIMSQTDEFVGNITDGSVSLASLMGLPQVMAFAAVVSILNLIVVTVLGAVGAGIYNLAVKVTGGLLVGFTSN, from the coding sequence ATGAGCACAGTAGCCGACAAGCTGGCGAAGAAATCGACGCGTAAGACCGGCGGCAAGCAGGTCCGCCTGCGTTTGGTCTACGTCGATTTCTGGTCGGCTGTGAAGCTGTCGTTCCTTGCCGCCGTCGCGCTTGCGATCGTGACCATGGTCTCGTTCTTCCTGATCTTCCTCGTGCTGCAGGCGACCGGCATCATGTCGCAGACAGACGAGTTCGTCGGCAACATCACCGACGGATCGGTCTCGCTCGCCTCACTCATGGGACTGCCCCAGGTGATGGCGTTCGCCGCGGTCGTGTCGATCCTGAACCTGATCGTGGTCACCGTGCTGGGCGCCGTCGGCGCCGGCATCTACAATCTGGCGGTCAAGGTCACCGGCGGGCTGCTGGTCGGCTTCACCTCGAACTGA
- a CDS encoding sensor histidine kinase has protein sequence MTTQTVPSAVSPAVPSAVSPAPAKAPPLRLFFTILHLAALGVLGGGVIGILAATFGTGLALLFVLGIGLLFLVGFVYALFGLGWFEIVRIRGLYGLDVPDLQPRRRQRPGFGGWLRSLGRQSIDGRMWRAVASFVIACIFGAFVLRLFWALIFSAITIFAPLGAAETISIPLAFGVGQIGVEWAVLVGILGALAAAAGIIGLALLHRTISRALVVPNREAELTEQVRTTSAQREGAVRAADVERTRIERDLHDGVQPRLVSVGMTLGLAQQKIDDDPAAAKQLIGEAHTSTKAAITELRQLARGIHASVLDDRGLDAALSALASRSHIPVQLDVRMDGRCSRDAEAAVYFSIAESLTNAAKHSRASECRVIVRLREGGVLWARVEDNGMGGAQVQPGGGLDGISNRVLAAGGTFRLDSPQGGPTSLEVSVPCAS, from the coding sequence ATGACCACTCAGACTGTCCCCTCCGCGGTGTCTCCGGCTGTCCCCTCCGCGGTGTCTCCGGCGCCGGCGAAAGCGCCGCCGCTGCGGCTGTTCTTCACGATCCTGCACCTTGCAGCGCTCGGCGTGCTCGGCGGCGGCGTCATCGGAATCCTGGCCGCCACCTTCGGAACCGGCCTGGCCCTGCTCTTCGTCCTCGGAATCGGACTGCTGTTCCTGGTGGGCTTCGTCTACGCCCTGTTCGGGCTCGGCTGGTTCGAGATCGTTCGCATCAGAGGACTGTACGGCCTCGATGTCCCCGACCTGCAGCCTCGCCGCCGTCAGCGGCCGGGGTTCGGAGGGTGGCTCCGCTCGCTCGGTCGCCAGAGCATCGACGGGCGCATGTGGCGGGCGGTGGCGAGCTTCGTCATCGCGTGCATCTTTGGTGCATTCGTGCTGCGATTGTTCTGGGCCCTGATCTTCTCCGCGATCACGATCTTCGCTCCACTCGGCGCGGCGGAGACGATCTCCATCCCGCTCGCGTTCGGTGTCGGACAGATCGGCGTCGAGTGGGCCGTGCTCGTCGGCATCCTCGGTGCTCTTGCCGCGGCGGCCGGAATCATCGGCCTCGCGCTTCTGCACCGCACGATCAGCCGCGCACTCGTCGTTCCCAACCGTGAGGCCGAACTGACCGAGCAGGTGCGCACGACCAGTGCACAGCGGGAGGGCGCGGTGCGCGCAGCCGACGTCGAGCGCACCCGCATCGAGCGCGATCTGCACGACGGCGTCCAGCCCCGGCTGGTCTCGGTCGGTATGACCCTGGGTCTCGCCCAGCAGAAGATCGACGACGACCCGGCGGCGGCCAAGCAGCTGATCGGTGAGGCGCACACCTCGACGAAGGCGGCGATCACCGAGCTGCGGCAGCTCGCCCGCGGCATCCATGCGTCCGTGCTCGACGATCGCGGCCTGGATGCTGCGCTCTCGGCGCTCGCCAGCAGATCTCACATCCCCGTGCAGCTCGATGTGCGCATGGACGGACGCTGCAGCCGTGACGCCGAGGCGGCGGTGTACTTCTCGATCGCGGAATCGCTCACGAACGCCGCGAAGCATTCGCGGGCCAGTGAGTGCCGCGTGATCGTGCGACTGCGCGAAGGCGGTGTGCTGTGGGCGCGGGTCGAGGACAACGGCATGGGCGGCGCGCAGGTGCAGCCCGGCGGCGGACTCGACGGCATCTCCAACCGGGTGCTGGCGGCGGGCGGCACGTTCCGCCTCGACAGCCCCCAGGGCGGACCGACCTCGCTGGAGGTGAGTGTGCCATGCGCATCCTGA
- a CDS encoding RES domain-containing protein — protein sequence MPAAQIAVVDAGGVAVWRIGRAPDPWAWVDHQYSGRNRWDDADGVFRTVYAGDRLYGCFVEVLAYARPDLGADDTDLLSGITEDPEDAAEFPVPTPGSIPREWIGGRLVGAARLTGPFADVRVSETVSALRPTFLQLALDLGYPDFDAAALKSAQPRDLTQQVADRLYALTTNEGAPVVDGVRFASRHGDELTMWAIFERPGDDPSSAHLHGTYARVVDIDDPDLTRAMELHNLVWR from the coding sequence ATGCCGGCTGCTCAGATCGCAGTCGTCGACGCCGGAGGTGTTGCAGTCTGGCGCATCGGCCGAGCTCCTGACCCCTGGGCGTGGGTTGACCACCAGTACTCCGGTCGTAACCGCTGGGACGATGCAGACGGCGTGTTCAGGACGGTCTACGCGGGCGACAGGCTCTACGGCTGCTTCGTCGAGGTGCTCGCATACGCCCGTCCTGACCTCGGCGCTGACGACACTGACCTTCTGTCCGGCATCACCGAGGATCCCGAGGACGCCGCCGAGTTCCCGGTGCCCACTCCCGGATCGATTCCCCGGGAGTGGATCGGCGGGCGCCTGGTGGGCGCTGCCCGACTGACAGGTCCGTTCGCTGACGTACGCGTGTCCGAAACGGTCTCCGCACTGCGTCCGACGTTCCTTCAGTTGGCACTCGACCTCGGCTATCCGGACTTCGACGCTGCCGCCCTCAAGAGCGCGCAGCCGCGTGATCTCACGCAGCAGGTCGCCGATCGTCTCTATGCGCTCACCACGAACGAGGGCGCACCAGTCGTCGACGGTGTGCGCTTCGCGTCACGTCACGGTGATGAGCTGACGATGTGGGCGATCTTCGAACGTCCTGGAGACGATCCGTCGAGCGCGCACCTGCACGGCACCTACGCGCGAGTGGTCGACATCGATGATCCAGACCTGACGCGCGCCATGGAACTGCACAATCTGGTGTGGCGTTGA
- a CDS encoding DUF4097 family beta strand repeat-containing protein — protein sequence MNAESENNQGGHDVPLSPPPAEQAPLTNAAAPGGPAPGGAAPGGPAPGGPAPGAPASASSAQGPQTPRGSGARAGAIAIAVFGGVALLATGGTAAVAAVNDASAPVDSRQQMDASGITGIDLDVGGAAVRVEFGDVEQAQLELSGSGDDRWSLSRDGDELVVNSPEMNFGWWFGDWFNDDQSVVLTLPDELRSERLDADVSLGAGSLDVQGDFGDIDVEVGAGALFITGSADTIEADLSAGRAEFELADVSTADFSISAGRLEAELTGTAPRDVQVDVSAGSLELTLPDEEYDVRQDVSAGSLDNGLQTSSNARNSIVVSVSAGSAVLRPGD from the coding sequence ATGAACGCCGAATCAGAGAACAACCAGGGCGGGCACGACGTGCCCCTCAGCCCGCCGCCGGCGGAGCAGGCGCCGTTGACGAATGCCGCGGCTCCTGGTGGGCCGGCTCCGGGTGGGGCGGCTCCGGGTGGGCCGGCTCCTGGTGGGCCGGCTCCGGGCGCTCCGGCATCGGCCAGTTCTGCACAGGGCCCGCAGACTCCGCGCGGCTCGGGGGCACGAGCGGGTGCGATCGCGATCGCCGTGTTCGGCGGCGTCGCTCTCCTCGCGACCGGAGGCACGGCGGCAGTCGCTGCCGTCAACGATGCGAGTGCCCCGGTCGATTCCCGTCAGCAGATGGATGCCTCGGGCATCACTGGTATCGATCTCGATGTCGGCGGTGCGGCGGTGCGGGTTGAGTTCGGTGATGTCGAGCAGGCACAGCTGGAGCTCTCCGGCAGTGGCGATGACCGTTGGAGTCTGTCGCGCGACGGTGACGAACTCGTCGTGAACAGCCCGGAGATGAACTTCGGGTGGTGGTTCGGCGATTGGTTCAACGACGACCAGAGTGTGGTTCTGACCCTGCCCGACGAGCTGCGCAGTGAAAGGCTCGATGCCGACGTCTCGCTCGGCGCAGGAAGTCTCGATGTACAGGGTGACTTCGGTGACATCGACGTCGAGGTGGGCGCCGGCGCACTGTTCATCACGGGATCGGCGGACACCATCGAGGCGGATCTGAGTGCGGGGCGCGCCGAGTTCGAGCTGGCTGACGTCTCCACCGCCGATTTCTCGATCTCTGCAGGACGGCTGGAGGCTGAGCTCACCGGGACAGCACCGCGTGACGTGCAGGTCGATGTGAGCGCGGGATCGCTCGAACTGACACTGCCTGATGAGGAGTACGACGTACGTCAGGATGTCAGTGCCGGATCGCTCGACAACGGGCTGCAGACGTCGTCGAATGCGCGGAATTCGATCGTGGTCAGCGTCTCTGCCGGCAGCGCGGTTCTGCGGCCGGGTGACTGA